In one window of Deltaproteobacteria bacterium DNA:
- the maiA gene encoding maleylacetoacetate isomerase produces the protein MQLTLYHYWRSSCSWRVRWALALKKIAYTPVAINILSGEHQEVVYRAINPSGQLPTLVIDGRSFSESLAIIDWLDETYPSPPLYPPSPLDKLYVKQLALKIVAGTQPLQNPSLMKYFVPVESERRKHMQHFIFQGLSVYERLLAQRKPGTCSFGDSLTVADICLVPQVYNALRFDVDLKDLPHIRRIYEHCLKTEACDQAAPHRFAPSN, from the coding sequence ATGCAACTGACCCTTTACCACTACTGGCGCTCTTCCTGTTCCTGGCGTGTGCGCTGGGCCTTAGCACTGAAAAAAATCGCCTATACCCCCGTAGCCATAAACATTCTTAGTGGCGAGCATCAAGAAGTCGTCTATCGCGCGATTAATCCATCCGGGCAGTTACCGACGTTAGTGATTGACGGCCGTAGCTTCAGCGAGAGCCTAGCCATCATCGACTGGTTGGACGAGACTTACCCTAGCCCGCCTCTTTATCCGCCGAGCCCTCTGGACAAACTGTACGTGAAACAGTTGGCGCTAAAGATAGTTGCTGGGACGCAGCCCCTGCAGAATCCTAGCCTGATGAAATATTTTGTCCCGGTTGAGAGTGAGCGACGTAAGCACATGCAGCACTTCATATTTCAGGGACTGTCTGTTTACGAGCGACTCCTCGCCCAACGTAAACCTGGGACATGTAGCTTTGGAGATTCCCTAACTGTCGCTGATATATGTTTAGTTCCGCAGGTTTACAATGCCCTTAGATTTGACGTCGACCTCAAAGACCTGCCACATATCCGGCGGATCTACGAGCACTGCCTCAAAACGGAG